The following proteins are co-located in the Sporosarcina pasteurii genome:
- a CDS encoding DNA translocase FtsK — protein sequence MLKWFKTLTNRLFGEEVEEKQHVENMDDQYKNENNPSEQKTRPAFRFPIITDAEIYGWDEDDLDDYPRQVAPSSSNQELDDYEPIPLYKNERWPSQNVQVNVHRASQSPREKVIEKEEVVPEQVESPSSDTTDTASRRKTSDRFVPTKVPSPIYGFSPPKEQHSVDEDEKKTEQYTLHQEQSAQEKESKKEILQDNKTEERGFIQETTRLGVVEEEPEDPQVNVNLAIEESEAPQVNEELSQYPKLEDSPRNEIQSHPGESIQDELINQQKELELNHEDEMLQMEEQSTQIEEQHQDVTVSNQAGSVSSLENAVSPMVEAETVVEEQASHQINDKVHPEKKERIEEPAMTCLEEQAETEKSLLQNNEDHKSEGAATIETEQVAEQKRERIVPFNVLMLKSDKEKLKSKEKETPRVIPVQPSVQDNQTIEKTEVVVEDKAEETPEFEHYVFPSIEYLVPPESQIEDTEWLTSQSEKLEESLSHFGVQANVIDAVQGPTVTRFELTVGQGTKVSRVRNLTDDLKLTLAARDIRIQAPIPGKSSIGIEIPNRNARAVRISEVIQTDSFRDSDSPLEAVLGLGLTGEPVTLDLRKMPHGMIAGATGSGKSVCINSILISLLYKASPAELKMMLIDPKMVELAPFNGIPHLISPVITDVKAATAALKWAVTEMERRYELLAHAGVRDIERYNKQVLDNRQFSLKMPYLLIVIDELADLMMMAPSDVEVSISRIAQKARACGIHLIIATQRPSVDVITGIIKANIPTRIAFSVSSQVDSRTMIDTNGAERLLGRGDMLYVGNGESSPVRLQGTFVTDDEIERIIEHVQNEASPTYLFGQEELLKSAVDEEEDPLFLEACQFIYEQDSASTSMLQRNFSIGYNRAAKLMDRLEKLDFISPQQGSRARDVYLTESDLNELKETIL from the coding sequence ATGTTGAAATGGTTTAAAACGTTGACAAATCGCCTGTTTGGCGAAGAAGTTGAAGAAAAACAACATGTAGAAAATATGGATGATCAATATAAAAACGAGAACAATCCAAGCGAACAAAAGACAAGGCCGGCATTCCGCTTCCCGATAATTACGGATGCAGAAATTTATGGTTGGGATGAGGACGATCTGGATGATTATCCACGACAAGTTGCCCCATCTTCTTCCAATCAGGAACTAGATGATTATGAACCTATTCCTCTATATAAAAATGAGAGATGGCCATCCCAGAATGTCCAAGTAAACGTACATAGAGCTAGTCAGTCACCAAGAGAAAAAGTAATTGAAAAAGAAGAAGTAGTACCGGAACAAGTAGAAAGTCCTTCTAGCGATACAACTGATACTGCTAGCAGAAGAAAAACGTCAGATCGTTTCGTGCCGACGAAGGTACCTTCTCCGATATACGGTTTCTCACCTCCTAAGGAGCAACACAGCGTTGATGAAGATGAGAAAAAGACGGAACAATATACACTTCATCAAGAGCAAAGTGCACAGGAGAAAGAATCGAAAAAAGAAATTTTACAGGATAATAAAACAGAGGAAAGAGGTTTTATTCAAGAAACTACACGATTAGGTGTAGTGGAAGAGGAACCGGAAGATCCTCAAGTAAATGTAAATCTCGCTATTGAAGAGAGTGAAGCACCTCAGGTGAACGAGGAATTAAGTCAGTATCCAAAACTCGAAGATTCACCGAGAAATGAAATTCAATCGCATCCAGGAGAGTCCATTCAAGATGAGTTAATCAACCAACAAAAAGAGTTAGAACTAAATCACGAAGATGAAATGCTTCAAATGGAAGAACAATCAACTCAGATTGAAGAGCAACATCAAGATGTGACAGTTTCCAATCAAGCCGGTTCAGTAAGTTCCCTAGAGAATGCTGTTTCACCTATGGTAGAAGCAGAAACAGTTGTGGAAGAACAGGCATCGCATCAAATAAATGATAAAGTACATCCGGAGAAAAAAGAACGAATTGAAGAGCCCGCAATGACTTGTCTTGAAGAGCAAGCGGAAACTGAAAAGAGCCTTCTTCAAAATAACGAAGATCACAAGAGCGAAGGTGCCGCAACAATTGAAACAGAACAAGTAGCTGAGCAAAAAAGAGAGAGAATCGTTCCTTTTAATGTCTTAATGCTAAAATCAGATAAAGAGAAATTAAAATCAAAGGAAAAAGAAACACCAAGAGTAATACCAGTGCAGCCGAGTGTGCAAGACAATCAAACAATCGAAAAAACAGAAGTGGTCGTCGAAGACAAAGCGGAAGAAACTCCGGAATTTGAACATTATGTATTTCCATCCATCGAGTATCTAGTTCCGCCAGAATCGCAAATTGAAGATACGGAATGGTTAACTTCTCAATCCGAAAAACTAGAAGAGTCTTTGTCGCATTTTGGCGTGCAAGCAAATGTCATTGATGCTGTGCAAGGACCTACTGTCACACGATTCGAATTAACAGTCGGTCAAGGGACGAAAGTGAGTCGTGTTCGAAACTTAACAGATGATTTAAAACTAACACTGGCGGCGCGAGATATTCGAATCCAAGCACCAATTCCGGGGAAAAGTTCAATCGGCATTGAAATTCCAAATCGGAATGCACGTGCTGTACGTATTTCAGAAGTGATTCAAACAGACTCATTTAGAGACTCTGATTCTCCACTAGAGGCTGTATTAGGCCTAGGACTAACAGGAGAACCTGTAACTTTGGATCTTAGGAAAATGCCGCATGGGATGATTGCTGGAGCGACAGGCTCTGGTAAATCTGTTTGTATCAATTCGATTTTAATCAGTTTGCTTTACAAGGCATCTCCAGCTGAATTGAAAATGATGTTAATCGATCCGAAAATGGTTGAATTAGCGCCATTTAATGGGATTCCACATTTAATTAGCCCAGTCATTACAGATGTTAAAGCGGCAACTGCTGCGTTAAAATGGGCCGTCACTGAAATGGAACGTCGCTATGAACTATTGGCGCATGCGGGCGTAAGAGATATTGAAAGATATAATAAGCAAGTTTTGGATAATCGACAGTTTTCATTGAAAATGCCTTATTTATTGATCGTTATTGATGAGCTCGCTGATTTAATGATGATGGCACCGAGCGATGTTGAAGTTTCAATTAGTCGAATTGCACAAAAAGCGCGCGCTTGTGGTATCCATTTAATTATTGCAACACAACGTCCTTCAGTTGATGTGATTACGGGGATTATCAAAGCAAATATTCCAACACGTATCGCTTTTTCAGTTTCCTCACAAGTCGATTCACGTACAATGATTGACACAAATGGTGCTGAAAGATTACTCGGAAGAGGTGATATGTTGTACGTAGGGAATGGAGAGTCTTCCCCTGTGCGCCTGCAAGGGACATTTGTCACGGATGACGAAATTGAACGTATAATAGAGCATGTTCAAAATGAAGCATCTCCGACTTACTTGTTTGGGCAAGAAGAATTGTTGAAAAGTGCGGTAGATGAAGAAGAAGATCCACTGTTTTTAGAAGCTTGTCAGTTTATTTACGAACAAGATAGTGCATCGACTTCAATGTTACAAAGAAATTTTAGCATCGGTTACAATCGCGCGGCTAAATTGATGGATCGGCTAGAAAAACTAGATTTTATATCGCCACAACAAGGTAGTCGAGCACGTGATGTTTACTTAACTGAAAGTGATTTAAATGAACTTAAAGAGACAATTCTATAG
- the murC gene encoding UDP-N-acetylmuramate--L-alanine ligase produces the protein MTLFHFTGIKGSGMSSLAQILHDSNYQVQGSDVGKYFFTEDPLRERGILIYPFSAENIKEGMVVIAGNAFSDDHPEIVKAKELGVEVVRYHEFLGNYMERFISIGVTGSHGKTSTTGLLAHVISGYAPTSYLIGDGTGKGVQDSQYFAFEACEYKRHFLAYEPDYAIMTNIDFDHPDYFKDLNDVLNAFGEMALRVKKGLIACGDDPHLQEIQANVPVVYYGFEESNDFAAKNIHKTSTGSTFDVYVRNEYYFTFTIPLTGDHAILNALGVIALCHYEGIPATHVQERLSSFHGVKRRFSVAECKGHIIIDDYAHHPTEIKATLQSAKQKYPDKDIIAVFQPHTFTRTAALLDEFAKSLSEADHVYLCDIFSSAREQEGSLTIEELIARVPDAQYLALEDTAQLDKHGKSVYLFMGAGDIQKYLNNFKLHIHKNETAS, from the coding sequence ATGACATTGTTTCATTTTACAGGAATTAAAGGGTCTGGGATGAGTTCGCTTGCGCAGATTTTACATGATTCCAACTACCAAGTACAAGGTTCAGATGTAGGGAAATATTTTTTTACTGAAGATCCGTTACGTGAAAGAGGAATTTTGATTTATCCTTTCAGTGCGGAAAATATTAAAGAAGGAATGGTCGTCATTGCGGGAAATGCTTTTTCAGACGATCATCCTGAAATTGTAAAAGCAAAAGAATTGGGTGTAGAAGTTGTTCGTTATCATGAATTTTTAGGGAACTATATGGAAAGATTTATTTCCATTGGCGTCACAGGTTCTCATGGGAAAACATCAACGACAGGACTTCTTGCTCATGTGATTTCAGGCTATGCGCCGACTTCCTATCTTATCGGAGATGGAACTGGAAAAGGTGTTCAGGATAGTCAATATTTCGCATTTGAGGCTTGTGAATATAAGAGACATTTTCTTGCATATGAACCAGATTATGCGATTATGACAAATATTGATTTCGATCATCCTGATTATTTCAAGGATTTAAATGATGTTTTAAATGCATTTGGTGAAATGGCATTGCGGGTGAAAAAAGGGTTAATTGCATGTGGGGATGATCCTCATTTGCAAGAAATTCAAGCGAATGTACCAGTTGTATATTACGGATTTGAAGAATCCAATGATTTTGCTGCAAAAAACATTCATAAGACATCAACAGGGTCAACATTTGATGTTTATGTTAGAAATGAATATTATTTCACCTTTACGATTCCTCTAACGGGCGATCATGCGATTTTAAATGCATTAGGAGTCATTGCACTTTGTCACTACGAAGGAATTCCAGCGACACATGTGCAAGAAAGGTTATCTAGTTTCCATGGGGTAAAACGAAGATTTTCTGTTGCGGAATGTAAAGGACATATTATTATCGATGATTATGCACATCATCCGACTGAAATTAAGGCTACATTACAATCAGCGAAACAAAAGTATCCAGACAAAGATATTATCGCGGTATTCCAACCGCATACATTTACTAGGACAGCGGCATTACTAGATGAATTTGCAAAAAGTTTATCTGAAGCAGATCATGTTTATTTATGTGATATTTTTAGTTCTGCCAGAGAACAAGAAGGTAGTTTGACAATCGAGGAATTGATTGCCAGAGTTCCGGATGCACAGTATTTAGCACTTGAAGATACGGCACAATTAGATAAGCATGGCAAGTCGGTATATTTGTTTATGGGTGCAGGGGATATTCAAAAATATTTAAATAATTTTAAGCTGCATATCCATAAAAATGAAACTGCTTCCTAA
- a CDS encoding YtxH domain-containing protein, with protein sequence MSEINTKKPSYNENRFNHEYDSENNQYENVTGEPTYLPSQYSQRGYTDTFYDENEETGAGSFLLGAVIGGVIGAATALFLAPKTGKEMRSEFSTQAVQFKDKSIELSAIAKDKASEYGSVAKEKATVYGTIAKDKATEFASTAKEKTDGVTKTIQKQSGQLVDKVKSVKNNANIPMDDGTVSFEGEETIDFIDKTNEKVQEALETVEEKTTQTAEALKEAVAKNTSEK encoded by the coding sequence ATGAGTGAAATTAATACAAAAAAGCCAAGTTACAATGAAAATCGTTTCAATCATGAATATGATTCGGAGAACAATCAGTATGAAAATGTGACAGGTGAACCGACGTATCTGCCAAGTCAATATTCACAAAGAGGCTATACCGACACTTTTTACGATGAGAATGAGGAGACAGGTGCAGGAAGCTTTTTATTAGGCGCTGTCATCGGTGGTGTAATAGGAGCAGCAACCGCATTATTCCTGGCACCGAAAACAGGCAAAGAAATGCGTAGTGAATTTTCGACGCAAGCGGTCCAGTTTAAAGACAAAAGTATTGAACTAAGTGCCATTGCAAAAGACAAAGCGTCTGAATATGGCTCAGTTGCAAAAGAAAAGGCAACTGTATACGGTACAATTGCAAAAGATAAAGCGACGGAATTTGCATCGACAGCAAAAGAGAAAACTGACGGCGTTACCAAAACGATTCAAAAACAATCTGGACAACTAGTTGATAAAGTAAAATCTGTTAAAAATAATGCAAATATCCCAATGGATGATGGAACCGTATCATTCGAAGGGGAAGAGACAATAGATTTTATTGATAAAACAAATGAAAAAGTGCAAGAAGCACTCGAAACTGTTGAAGAAAAAACAACTCAAACTGCTGAAGCGTTAAAAGAGGCTGTTGCAAAAAATACATCTGAGAAATAA
- a CDS encoding bifunctional 3-deoxy-7-phosphoheptulonate synthase/chorismate mutase: MGHHNLDELRDKVDGLNTKILDLINERTEIVQEIGKVKEKQGVNRYDPIREREMLNFLKEYNKGPLPNGVMEHIFKGIFMSALEIQEDEQRNTLLVSRKKKAEDTIVTINGEEVGNGVPSFIFGPCAVESYEQVSTVAQALKAKGQRLLRGGAYKPRTSPYDFQGLGLEGLKILKRVADETGLAVVSEIVTPSHLEEALDYIDVIQIGARNMHNFELLKEAGSVNKPVLLKRGLSATLDEFINAAEYIISQGNDQIILCERGIRTYERATRNTLDISAVPILKQETHLPVFVDVTHSTGRRDLLLPTAKAAIAVGADGVMAEVHPDPAVALSDSAQQMDLAQFDEFYNSILDYLKIHA; the protein is encoded by the coding sequence ATGGGACACCATAATTTAGACGAGTTGAGAGATAAAGTTGATGGCTTGAATACAAAAATATTAGATTTAATTAACGAGAGAACTGAAATTGTCCAAGAGATTGGTAAAGTAAAAGAAAAGCAAGGTGTCAATCGTTATGACCCAATCCGCGAACGCGAAATGTTAAATTTCCTGAAGGAATATAATAAGGGGCCGCTTCCAAACGGTGTAATGGAACATATTTTCAAAGGGATTTTCATGTCTGCGCTTGAAATTCAAGAAGATGAGCAACGCAATACACTGCTCGTTTCTCGTAAGAAGAAAGCTGAAGATACAATCGTGACAATTAACGGAGAAGAGGTCGGTAATGGCGTACCGTCATTTATCTTCGGACCGTGTGCAGTAGAATCATATGAACAAGTTTCTACGGTTGCGCAAGCGTTAAAAGCAAAAGGTCAAAGACTATTAAGGGGTGGTGCTTACAAACCACGTACATCACCATATGATTTCCAAGGTCTAGGACTAGAAGGCTTGAAAATTTTAAAGAGAGTCGCTGATGAAACCGGACTCGCAGTTGTGAGTGAAATTGTTACACCTTCACATCTTGAAGAAGCTTTGGACTATATCGATGTCATTCAAATCGGTGCCAGAAACATGCATAACTTTGAATTGTTAAAGGAAGCAGGATCTGTTAATAAGCCTGTTTTACTTAAGCGAGGACTATCTGCTACGCTTGACGAGTTTATCAATGCGGCTGAATATATTATCTCCCAAGGAAACGATCAAATTATTCTTTGTGAGAGAGGAATTCGGACTTACGAGCGCGCTACACGAAATACGCTTGACATTTCAGCGGTTCCAATTTTAAAACAAGAGACTCATTTACCAGTATTTGTGGATGTCACACATTCAACTGGAAGGCGTGATTTGCTCTTGCCAACTGCTAAAGCAGCAATCGCTGTAGGAGCAGATGGCGTAATGGCGGAAGTCCATCCAGATCCTGCAGTTGCGCTTTCAGATTCGGCTCAACAAATGGATCTTGCCCAGTTTGATGAATTCTACAATTCAATCCTGGACTATTTAAAAATTCATGCATAA
- the ccpA gene encoding catabolite control protein A, whose amino-acid sequence MAITIYDVARDANVSMATVSRVVNGNQNVKPSTRRKVLESIERLGYRPNAVARGLASKKTTTVGVIIPDISTSFYGEVSRGIADIATMYEYNIILSNSDERSERELELLVDHLGKQVDGVIFMSDSVSAEVRQEMSRSPVPIVLAGTIDTEEQFPTVNIDYEQAAYESVVKLIDNGHKEIAFVTGPLSRDINRVHKKAGYERALKEAGIELKEEYVFEVDGTYDDSYERWQEIEKLEQQPTAFFASNSTLAVGILNGIRDAGYSVPEDYEIICYEHSNLTRIVRPQLTSVVVPLYDIGAVSMRLLTKLMDKEEVENLQINLPYHFVDRDSLK is encoded by the coding sequence ATGGCAATTACAATATATGATGTAGCGCGAGATGCTAATGTCTCAATGGCAACGGTATCACGTGTCGTAAACGGAAATCAAAACGTAAAACCTTCAACAAGAAGGAAAGTCCTAGAAAGTATAGAACGCTTAGGATATCGGCCAAATGCAGTTGCAAGAGGATTGGCGAGTAAGAAGACGACAACAGTTGGTGTAATCATCCCGGATATTTCCACGAGTTTCTATGGAGAGGTGTCCCGAGGGATTGCTGATATTGCGACGATGTATGAATACAATATTATCTTATCCAATTCGGATGAACGTTCTGAACGTGAACTTGAACTACTGGTTGACCATCTTGGTAAGCAAGTAGACGGAGTCATTTTTATGAGTGACTCAGTTTCTGCTGAAGTGCGACAAGAGATGTCTAGGTCCCCTGTGCCAATCGTGCTAGCGGGAACGATAGACACTGAAGAACAATTTCCAACTGTTAACATTGATTATGAACAAGCTGCCTATGAATCAGTCGTAAAGCTGATTGACAATGGACATAAAGAAATTGCTTTTGTAACTGGCCCATTAAGCAGGGATATTAATCGCGTGCATAAAAAAGCCGGCTATGAACGCGCATTAAAAGAGGCGGGTATTGAACTAAAAGAAGAGTATGTATTTGAAGTAGATGGTACATATGACGATTCTTATGAAAGATGGCAAGAGATTGAGAAGCTCGAGCAACAGCCAACTGCATTTTTCGCAAGTAATAGTACGCTTGCGGTAGGTATTTTAAATGGTATTCGAGATGCGGGTTACTCTGTACCGGAAGATTATGAAATTATTTGTTACGAGCATTCGAATCTGACGCGAATTGTAAGACCTCAATTAACTTCAGTTGTTGTGCCATTATACGACATTGGAGCGGTATCCATGCGATTACTCACGAAATTGATGGACAAAGAAGAAGTAGAAAACCTACAAATTAACTTACCTTATCATTTCGTTGATCGCGATTCATTGAAATGA
- a CDS encoding acetoin utilization protein AcuC, with protein MKKNAVFIFSEDQLSYSFSDEHPFNQKRILLTLDLLKNINAIQAEDIIPPRIATDEEILLVHDEKFVEIVKKAGKGELSPAAGEIYGIGTEDTPIFPNMHEASALLVGGTLTAVDEVMEGRSRHALNLGGGLHHGFKGRASGFCVYNDSSVAIKYMQQKYGARVLYIDTDAHHGDGVQWAFYDDPNVCTLSIHETGRYLFPGTGKITERGNGPGYGTSFNFPIDAFTEDDSFLAIYRAAMMEVTEYFKPDVILTQNGADAHYFDPLTHLYGTMNIYKEIPRIAQEIADEYCDGRWIAVGGGGYDIWRVVPRAWAHLWIAMSGQEQPTGPLPQKWLDRWQKEAPITLIQTWEDPEPLYKPIPRKKEIEEKNAHMLEQALHTIRTNN; from the coding sequence ATGAAGAAAAATGCTGTTTTCATTTTCTCAGAAGATCAACTCAGTTATTCATTTTCGGACGAGCATCCTTTTAATCAGAAGCGAATACTATTAACGCTTGATTTACTGAAAAATATCAACGCGATTCAAGCTGAGGATATTATTCCTCCTCGCATTGCGACTGACGAGGAAATCTTATTAGTCCATGATGAAAAGTTTGTTGAAATTGTAAAAAAAGCTGGGAAAGGTGAACTGTCTCCTGCAGCGGGAGAAATATATGGTATAGGAACGGAAGATACACCTATATTTCCAAATATGCATGAAGCAAGTGCACTACTTGTAGGTGGAACATTAACAGCTGTAGATGAAGTAATGGAGGGACGGTCAAGGCACGCACTAAATCTTGGCGGCGGATTACATCATGGATTCAAGGGGCGTGCATCAGGATTTTGTGTGTATAATGACAGTTCTGTCGCAATTAAGTATATGCAACAAAAATACGGTGCCAGAGTCCTTTATATCGATACAGATGCACATCACGGGGACGGCGTTCAATGGGCATTTTACGATGACCCTAATGTTTGTACATTATCTATTCATGAAACTGGACGCTATTTATTCCCTGGTACTGGGAAAATAACCGAGCGCGGGAATGGGCCTGGTTACGGCACTTCATTTAATTTTCCCATCGATGCCTTTACAGAGGATGATTCCTTTTTAGCCATTTATCGAGCAGCTATGATGGAAGTCACCGAATATTTTAAGCCCGATGTGATCCTTACTCAAAACGGTGCGGATGCCCATTATTTTGATCCTTTAACGCACTTATATGGAACCATGAATATTTATAAAGAAATCCCACGTATTGCCCAGGAAATTGCAGATGAATACTGCGATGGTCGCTGGATAGCAGTTGGTGGTGGTGGGTACGACATTTGGCGTGTAGTTCCCCGTGCTTGGGCACATTTATGGATTGCGATGAGTGGTCAGGAGCAACCGACTGGCCCATTACCGCAAAAATGGTTAGATAGATGGCAGAAAGAAGCGCCAATCACACTTATTCAGACTTGGGAAGACCCGGAACCATTATATAAACCGATTCCTAGAAAAAAAGAAATCGAAGAGAAAAATGCACATATGCTTGAACAAGCCCTTCATACAATACGTACGAATAACTAA
- a CDS encoding acetoin utilization AcuB family protein has translation MLIEEIMVRDVQTLLTTNTVKEAIDLMREKKIRHVPILDESNTLVGIVTDRDLKEAVPSSLTNEKDTAIYQTQLAKIMTRNPITGHPMDFVEESALLFYDKQIGCLPIVSNHEVVGIITETDLLYKYIELTGANQPGSQIEVRVPNVPGILYEVSKVFYEQKTNVLSVLVYPDKENTETKILVIRVKTMNPLTIIEGLRAEGFEVLWPNVPGINL, from the coding sequence ATGTTAATCGAAGAAATTATGGTTCGAGATGTGCAAACTTTATTAACGACAAACACGGTGAAAGAAGCCATCGATCTCATGCGCGAAAAAAAGATTCGTCATGTGCCAATCTTAGATGAATCGAACACACTTGTTGGAATTGTTACAGATCGCGATTTGAAAGAAGCTGTTCCTTCGTCTTTAACAAACGAAAAAGATACAGCGATTTATCAAACCCAATTGGCTAAAATTATGACACGAAATCCAATTACTGGCCATCCAATGGATTTCGTAGAAGAATCTGCACTCCTCTTTTACGACAAGCAAATTGGTTGTTTACCAATCGTCTCCAATCATGAAGTCGTAGGGATTATAACTGAAACCGATTTACTTTATAAGTATATCGAATTGACAGGTGCTAATCAGCCCGGGTCTCAAATTGAAGTACGTGTACCAAACGTTCCCGGGATTCTGTATGAAGTTTCGAAAGTCTTTTATGAACAAAAAACGAATGTTTTAAGCGTTCTCGTTTATCCTGATAAAGAAAATACTGAAACCAAAATTCTTGTTATCCGTGTCAAGACGATGAACCCTCTTACTATTATTGAAGGATTAAGAGCAGAAGGCTTTGAAGTATTGTGGCCTAATGTTCCTGGGATTAATCTATGA
- a CDS encoding GNAT family N-acetyltransferase translates to MKHEKTYNAMEIKHKNGDIIIEGPISAEELASLDFHKDLVSFRPAPQQHKALIGIAGLPEGRIIIVRELNEVVGYATYVYPDPLERWSEGNIERLIELGAIEVIPKFRGGGVGKALLKVSMMDDAMEDYIVITTEYYWHWDLKGTGLNVWEYRKVMEKMMQAGGLEYYATDDPEISSHPANCLMARIGKRVDKETIQRFDNLRFQNRFMY, encoded by the coding sequence GTGAAGCATGAAAAAACATATAATGCGATGGAAATCAAACATAAAAATGGCGATATCATTATTGAAGGTCCTATTTCTGCCGAGGAACTTGCGAGCCTCGATTTTCATAAAGATTTAGTATCTTTTCGACCAGCGCCACAGCAACATAAAGCACTGATAGGGATTGCTGGCCTTCCCGAAGGCAGAATTATTATCGTTCGCGAATTAAATGAAGTTGTGGGCTATGCCACGTATGTTTATCCAGACCCGTTAGAACGATGGTCTGAAGGGAATATCGAAAGACTTATCGAACTCGGTGCAATTGAAGTGATTCCAAAGTTTCGCGGAGGTGGTGTCGGAAAAGCCTTATTAAAAGTATCCATGATGGACGATGCGATGGAGGATTATATTGTCATTACAACGGAATATTACTGGCATTGGGACTTGAAAGGCACAGGTCTAAATGTTTGGGAATACCGAAAAGTAATGGAAAAAATGATGCAAGCGGGGGGACTTGAATATTATGCTACAGATGACCCTGAAATCAGTTCACACCCTGCAAACTGTTTAATGGCCCGGATTGGTAAACGAGTAGACAAAGAAACAATCCAACGATTTGATAATTTACGTTTTCAAAATCGTTTTATGTATTAA